The sequence below is a genomic window from Nitrobacter winogradskyi Nb-255.
GGGAATGCGGCAGGATCAACTGTCGCGCGGACTCGGACAGGGCGGTATCGCCCTGCATCTCCCCGTCCGCCTCGATATCGGGATGTCGGGTGATGAAGATCTCGGTCGCCCGGCGCGCCTTGCGCGCCGATTCGGTATCGTAGCTGCCGAAATCGGAGTGCGACACGAAAGCGATCTTCGGCTTGATGTTGAAGCGCTGCACATGCACCGCGGCCTGGCCTGCGATATCAGCCAGTTCTTCCGCGGACGGATTCGGGCGGACCTGCGTATCCGCGATGAAATAGGCGCCCTTGCCGGTGATCATCAGCGACAGCGCGGCAAAGTCGCTTGTCTCCGGCAGATACCCGATGATCTCCCGGATATGCCGGAGGTGCCGCATATAGCTGCCTTCGACGCCGCACAGCATCGCATCGGCTTCGCCTCGCACCACCGCGAGCGCCGCGATCACCGTCGCGTTGGTGCGGATCGTGGTGCGGGCGACGTCCGGTGTCGCGCCGTGCCGGCCGGCGACGTCGATATAGGACTGCACATAGGAGCGGTAGCGGGGATCGTCCTCGGGATTGACAAGGTCGAAATCCCTGCCCGCCTTGATCGCGAGACCGAGACGCCTGATCCGCGTTTCCACCACGGACGGGCGACCGACCAGGATCGGACGGGCCAGTTGCTCCTCGAGCACCTGCTGGGTTGCCTGCAGCACCCGCATATCCTCGCCCTCGGCGTAAATCACCCGAAACGGCTGCTTCTTCGCCTCCGCGAAGACCGGCTTCATGACGAGGCCGGACCGGAAAGCAAAGCGTTCAAGCCGCGCGTGGTACTCGTCGAAGTTCGTGATCGGCCGCGTCGCTACTCCCGAGGCCATGGCGGCCTTCGCGACGGCGGGCGCGATGCGCAGGATCAGCCGGGGGTCGAATGGACCGGGAATCAGGGAACCAGGCCCGAACCCCTGGGTCTCGCTGTCAAACCGGATTGCCGCGTCAAGCGGCGGTTCGCGCGCGAGCCGGGCGATGGCATCGACAGCGGCCAGCTTCATCTCCTCGTTGATCGCGGTGGCGCCGACGTCGAGAGCGCCGCGAAAGATAAAGGGAAAGCACAGGACGTTGTTCACCTGGTTGGGAAAGTCCGAACGGCCGGTGCAGATCATGGCGTCGGGCCGCGCCTTGCGCGCCTCTTCCGGCATGATTTCCGGCACAGGGTTGGCGAGCGCCAGCACCAGCGGCCTGTCCGCCATCTGCGCGACCATTTCCGGCGTCAGCACGCCCCCGGCGGAGACACCAAGAAACACATCCGCGCCTGAAATCACCTCGGCAAGCTTGCGTTTGTCCGTCTTCTGCGCGTAAGCCGCCTTCCACTTGTCCATCAGCGTATCGCGGCCCTCGTACACAACGCCGTCGATATCGCAGACCCAGATGTTCTTGCGCTGCGCGCCCATCGACACCAGCAGATTGAGGCAGGCGATTGCGGCCGCGCCCGCGCCGGAAGCAACGATCTTCACTTCCGCGAGCGCCTTGCCGTTCAGCATCAGGGCGTTGGAAACTGCGGCCGCGACAATGATCGCGGTGCCGTGCTGGTCGTCATGGAACACCGGAATCTTCATCCGGCCCTTCAGGCGCTCCTCGATCTCAAAGCACTCCGGCCCCTTGATGTCTTCAAGGTTGATCCCGCCGAAGGTCGGCTCCAGCGCCGCGACCGTCTCCACCACGCGCTCGATGGTGTCGGCGGCGATCTCGATATCGAACACGTCGATACCGGCGAACTTCTTGAACAGGATCGCTTTGCCTTCCATCACGGGCTTGGAGGCGAGCGGCCCGATATTGCCAAGGCCGAGCACGGCGGTGCCGTTCGACACCACCGCGACCAGATTGGCCCGGCCGGTTAGCGTGGCGGCTTCCGCCGGATCGGCGACGATCTCCTCGCAGGCCGCGGCTACGCCGGGCGAATAGGCCAGCGCGAGGTCACGCTGGTTGGCGAGCGGCTTTGTCGGCTGGATTTCGAGTTTGCCGGGACGCGGGGAGCGATGAAAGGACAGCGCG
It includes:
- a CDS encoding NADP-dependent malic enzyme, whose translation is MSYSEDLRSAALSFHRSPRPGKLEIQPTKPLANQRDLALAYSPGVAAACEEIVADPAEAATLTGRANLVAVVSNGTAVLGLGNIGPLASKPVMEGKAILFKKFAGIDVFDIEIAADTIERVVETVAALEPTFGGINLEDIKGPECFEIEERLKGRMKIPVFHDDQHGTAIIVAAAVSNALMLNGKALAEVKIVASGAGAAAIACLNLLVSMGAQRKNIWVCDIDGVVYEGRDTLMDKWKAAYAQKTDKRKLAEVISGADVFLGVSAGGVLTPEMVAQMADRPLVLALANPVPEIMPEEARKARPDAMICTGRSDFPNQVNNVLCFPFIFRGALDVGATAINEEMKLAAVDAIARLAREPPLDAAIRFDSETQGFGPGSLIPGPFDPRLILRIAPAVAKAAMASGVATRPITNFDEYHARLERFAFRSGLVMKPVFAEAKKQPFRVIYAEGEDMRVLQATQQVLEEQLARPILVGRPSVVETRIRRLGLAIKAGRDFDLVNPEDDPRYRSYVQSYIDVAGRHGATPDVARTTIRTNATVIAALAVVRGEADAMLCGVEGSYMRHLRHIREIIGYLPETSDFAALSLMITGKGAYFIADTQVRPNPSAEELADIAGQAAVHVQRFNIKPKIAFVSHSDFGSYDTESARKARRATEIFITRHPDIEADGEMQGDTALSESARQLILPHSRLTGVANVLILPNLDAANAAYQMIKVLGNGLLVGPILIGPARPAHILTPSVTARGILNMTAIAVVEAQERAGRI